One Microbacterium keratanolyticum DNA window includes the following coding sequences:
- a CDS encoding HU family DNA-binding protein → MADKSITKTELVASIASATGQSQAAVSGVLDALFSTVADAVAKGSKVSIPGWIAFEQVATAARTGRNPQTGAEIKIPAGHRVKVTAGSKLKAAVK, encoded by the coding sequence ATGGCTGACAAGTCCATCACCAAGACCGAGCTCGTCGCGAGCATCGCAAGCGCCACCGGTCAGAGCCAGGCCGCCGTTTCCGGCGTTCTCGACGCACTGTTCTCCACGGTCGCCGACGCTGTTGCCAAGGGCAGCAAGGTCTCGATCCCGGGCTGGATCGCGTTCGAGCAGGTCGCAACCGCTGCTCGCACGGGCCGCAACCCGCAGACCGGTGCCGAGATCAAGATTCCGGCCGGCCACCGCGTGAAGGTGACCGCTGGTTCCAAGCTCAAGGCAGCCGTCAAGTAA
- a CDS encoding alpha/beta hydrolase family protein codes for MTSAPGPVPSLSSGALRRETLLHDSSRSRWGGTGPRPVRAHILRPAGEGPHPVVLLSHGTGGAFDDLQWLADALVSAGFLVAGVDHHGNSTADEYLVEGFAFVWERPRDLDVLLTHLRDTEQIDPRSIGAAGFSLGGYTVAAALGARVSPTTAAGVLLGLVPTPPLPEFPDLIPELRARYPHDELLAQIVSGTGSQRIPEVRAGLLLAPAICDLLDPTSLAEIAAPVSILWGDADDNAVPSRNAHVYRDRIPGATGESVGADVGHYVFTADAADPTDVRARTASAAVAFFSAALSPGGAAH; via the coding sequence ATGACCTCCGCCCCGGGCCCTGTGCCCTCCCTGTCTTCTGGCGCCCTCCGCCGGGAGACGCTGCTGCACGACTCCTCCCGGTCCCGCTGGGGCGGCACCGGGCCTCGGCCCGTCCGTGCGCACATCCTGCGCCCCGCGGGCGAGGGTCCGCACCCGGTCGTGCTGCTGTCGCACGGCACGGGTGGGGCGTTCGACGACCTTCAGTGGCTTGCGGATGCGCTCGTGTCGGCGGGCTTCCTCGTTGCAGGCGTCGACCATCACGGCAACTCCACAGCCGATGAGTACCTTGTCGAGGGGTTCGCCTTCGTCTGGGAGCGCCCTCGTGACCTCGACGTGCTGCTCACGCATCTGCGCGACACCGAGCAGATCGATCCGCGCAGCATCGGTGCGGCCGGGTTCTCGCTCGGCGGGTACACGGTGGCGGCAGCCCTGGGGGCCCGTGTGAGCCCGACCACGGCCGCCGGCGTTCTGCTGGGACTCGTGCCCACCCCGCCGCTGCCCGAGTTCCCCGATCTCATCCCGGAGCTGCGGGCGCGCTATCCGCACGACGAGCTTCTCGCCCAGATCGTGAGCGGCACAGGCTCACAGCGCATCCCTGAGGTGCGGGCCGGCCTGCTTCTCGCTCCAGCGATCTGCGACCTGCTCGACCCCACAAGCCTCGCCGAGATCGCCGCCCCCGTCTCGATCCTCTGGGGCGATGCCGACGACAACGCCGTTCCCTCTCGAAACGCGCACGTCTACCGCGACCGGATCCCCGGGGCGACGGGTGAGAGCGTCGGCGCGGATGTCGGTCACTATGTCTTCACGGCGGATGCCGCCGATCCGACGGACGTCCGGGCGCGCACCGCATCCGCGGCAGTGGCGTTCTTCAGCGCGGCTCTGAGCCCGGGCGGCGCCGCTCATTAA
- a CDS encoding cytochrome c oxidase assembly protein has protein sequence MNTRVPSASPLYRVAGLTILVVASLVGLVIALIAGGGAAPLLLGDAGPVVRWGLPLAKLLSNLSAAVMIGSLVLALFALRSDERSFAIAFDTASIGAALFTVTSAVAAFFTFLISFNPQLSLSTEFGAQLGRFLFELPLGQSWIITVLVGAVVTIMAFASRSWTAGLFTAVIAVASLLPMALQGHSGDLEGHTTAVNSILLHTVGAAVWVGGLALLIVLRSARRSDAKAKEAPATPLNSVLRRYSSLALAAFIVVGVSGIVRSLVAIGTWEGLFTPYGAILLAKTVLLGLLGAFGVWYRARLIPRIDDAKSGASRWFWMLVLGELALMGLASGAAAALARTPPPIGEEPPAVRTPAEILTRSPLPPEFTIDRWFTQWDVDILWVVAAGFGAVLYIAGALRLRRRGDTWPVHRTIFWILGLLLLVWVTGGPINAYQEYLFSVHMLGHMMLSMAIPLLLVMGAPVTLALRAIEKRDDGTRGGREWIMWAVHSPYSRIITNPFVAAAIFVLSLWAFYFTDIVRWTMKEHLGHEWMIIHFLISGYLFVLSLIGTDPVPKRLPYPGRLITLIAVMAMHAFFGMAIMMQEGLIVAEWFGSMGRTWGPTPMEDQYIGGGIAWSIGEIPTLIVAVTVAVQWSRSDTREGRRSDRHADRTGDAELNEYNEQLAALAERDRRRAEREQAARGNR, from the coding sequence GTGAATACGCGCGTGCCCTCCGCCTCCCCGCTCTATCGAGTCGCGGGTCTCACGATCCTGGTGGTGGCCTCGCTGGTCGGGCTCGTGATCGCCCTGATCGCCGGTGGCGGTGCCGCTCCGCTGCTGCTCGGAGACGCGGGTCCTGTCGTGCGCTGGGGGCTTCCGCTCGCGAAACTGCTGAGCAACCTGTCGGCCGCGGTCATGATCGGCTCGCTCGTCCTGGCTCTGTTCGCGTTGCGCAGCGATGAGCGCAGCTTCGCGATCGCGTTCGACACGGCCTCGATCGGCGCGGCCCTGTTCACGGTGACGTCCGCAGTGGCGGCCTTCTTCACCTTCCTCATCTCGTTCAATCCGCAGCTGAGCCTGTCGACGGAGTTCGGTGCGCAGCTGGGGCGCTTCCTCTTCGAGCTGCCGCTGGGTCAGTCGTGGATCATCACCGTCCTCGTCGGCGCGGTCGTCACGATCATGGCCTTCGCCTCGCGCTCGTGGACGGCAGGACTGTTCACCGCCGTCATCGCCGTCGCGTCTCTGCTTCCCATGGCTCTTCAGGGGCACTCGGGTGATCTCGAGGGCCACACGACGGCGGTCAACTCGATCCTGCTGCACACGGTCGGAGCCGCGGTCTGGGTGGGCGGTCTGGCCCTGCTGATCGTTCTGCGCAGTGCGCGCCGCAGTGACGCGAAGGCGAAGGAAGCTCCGGCCACGCCCCTCAACAGCGTCCTGCGCCGCTACTCGTCGCTGGCGCTCGCCGCCTTCATCGTCGTGGGCGTCTCCGGCATCGTGCGCTCGCTCGTCGCGATCGGCACCTGGGAAGGCCTGTTCACGCCCTACGGGGCGATCCTCCTGGCGAAGACCGTGCTCCTCGGCCTCCTCGGTGCCTTCGGCGTCTGGTACCGCGCGCGGCTGATCCCGCGGATCGACGACGCCAAGAGCGGCGCGAGCCGGTGGTTCTGGATGCTGGTGCTGGGCGAGCTCGCCCTCATGGGCCTCGCCTCGGGAGCCGCTGCGGCTCTGGCGCGCACGCCCCCGCCGATCGGCGAGGAGCCCCCGGCCGTGCGCACGCCGGCCGAGATCCTGACGCGTTCGCCGCTGCCGCCCGAGTTCACGATCGACCGCTGGTTCACCCAGTGGGACGTCGACATCCTGTGGGTCGTCGCGGCCGGCTTCGGCGCAGTCCTGTACATCGCCGGTGCGCTGCGTCTGCGCCGTCGCGGCGACACCTGGCCGGTGCATCGCACGATCTTCTGGATTCTCGGACTCCTGCTGCTCGTCTGGGTCACCGGTGGGCCCATCAATGCATATCAGGAGTACCTGTTCAGCGTGCACATGCTCGGGCACATGATGCTGTCGATGGCGATCCCTCTGCTGCTCGTGATGGGCGCCCCGGTCACCCTTGCGCTACGAGCCATCGAGAAGCGCGACGACGGCACCCGCGGTGGCCGTGAGTGGATCATGTGGGCGGTGCACTCGCCGTACTCGCGCATCATCACGAACCCCTTCGTCGCAGCCGCGATCTTCGTGCTGTCGCTGTGGGCGTTCTACTTCACCGACATCGTGCGGTGGACGATGAAGGAGCACCTCGGGCACGAGTGGATGATCATCCACTTCCTGATCTCGGGCTACCTGTTCGTGCTGTCGCTCATCGGCACGGACCCGGTTCCGAAGCGTCTGCCGTACCCGGGTCGGCTCATCACCCTCATCGCGGTCATGGCCATGCATGCCTTCTTCGGGATGGCGATCATGATGCAGGAGGGCCTGATCGTCGCGGAGTGGTTCGGCTCGATGGGGCGCACCTGGGGTCCGACACCGATGGAGGACCAGTACATCGGCGGCGGCATCGCCTGGTCGATCGGTGAGATCCCGACGCTGATCGTCGCGGTGACCGTGGCCGTGCAGTGGAGCCGCAGCGACACGCGTGAGGGGCGCCGTTCCGACCGGCATGCCGACCGCACCGGCGACGCGGAACTCAACGAGTACAACGAGCAGCTTGCGGCTCTCGCTGAGCGTGACCGGCGACGCGCGGAGCGGGAGCAGGCTGCACGCGGCAACCGCTGA
- a CDS encoding ATP-dependent DNA helicase codes for MQSREFESALSIPTLSEEQQELFRLIEDTREHVFVTGRAGTGKSTLLQHFAWNTSKQIAVCAPTGVAALNVEGQTIHSLFKLPIGLIADTQIDQSDATRRILNAIDTLVIDEVSMVNADLMDGMDRALRQARGRRSEPFGGVQVVMFGDPYQLAPVPPRGDEARYIEDHYRSFWFFDAKVWAGSVENAESGLLDLGRHGAHLHVRELVQIHRQSDDGFKAMLNAVRYGRVTADIAEKLNTAGARPAPEPAPGETPVITLATRNDIVNSINRRHLAALPGREQTAKAEVNGDFGRGESAFPADSELKLKVGAQVMFLRNDVSQQGDPPRWVNGTIGTVQRILGDSVRVEIDGESVDVEPAVWERFRYAYNPGTKTLTRDVVAEFTQFPLRLAWAVTIHKSQGKTYDRAVIDLGSGAFAPGQTYVALSRLTSLDGLHLSRPLRPSDIRVDPDVTRFMKAAWEARNAAAGAEIPAKQG; via the coding sequence ATGCAGAGCCGAGAGTTCGAGAGCGCGTTGAGCATCCCCACCCTGTCCGAGGAGCAGCAGGAGCTGTTCCGTCTCATTGAGGACACCAGGGAGCACGTCTTCGTGACGGGACGCGCCGGCACCGGGAAGTCGACGCTTCTGCAGCACTTCGCGTGGAACACGAGCAAGCAGATCGCCGTGTGCGCGCCGACGGGCGTCGCCGCGCTGAATGTCGAGGGGCAGACGATCCACTCGCTCTTCAAGCTTCCGATCGGACTGATCGCCGATACGCAGATCGATCAGTCGGATGCGACCCGTCGCATCTTGAACGCGATCGACACGCTGGTGATCGACGAGGTCTCGATGGTGAACGCCGACCTCATGGACGGCATGGACCGGGCACTGCGCCAGGCTCGCGGGCGGCGGTCCGAGCCCTTCGGCGGGGTGCAGGTCGTGATGTTCGGCGACCCGTATCAGCTGGCTCCGGTTCCCCCGCGTGGCGACGAGGCCCGCTACATCGAAGATCACTACCGCTCCTTCTGGTTCTTCGACGCGAAGGTGTGGGCGGGGTCGGTCGAGAATGCCGAATCCGGTCTGCTCGACCTCGGGCGACACGGGGCGCACCTGCATGTGCGGGAGCTCGTCCAGATCCACCGCCAGTCGGATGACGGCTTCAAGGCCATGCTGAACGCGGTGCGCTACGGCAGGGTGACCGCCGACATCGCGGAGAAGCTCAACACGGCCGGCGCCCGTCCCGCGCCTGAGCCCGCGCCCGGTGAGACGCCCGTGATCACCCTCGCGACGCGCAATGACATCGTCAACAGCATCAATCGCCGTCATCTCGCCGCCCTTCCCGGCCGCGAGCAGACGGCGAAGGCGGAGGTGAACGGTGACTTCGGGCGCGGCGAGTCCGCGTTTCCCGCGGATTCCGAACTCAAGCTCAAGGTCGGTGCGCAGGTCATGTTCCTGCGCAATGACGTCTCTCAGCAGGGGGATCCGCCGCGGTGGGTGAACGGGACGATCGGCACCGTGCAGCGCATCCTCGGTGACAGCGTGCGCGTCGAGATCGACGGCGAGAGCGTCGACGTCGAGCCCGCCGTCTGGGAACGCTTCCGCTACGCCTACAATCCCGGCACCAAGACGCTCACCCGCGATGTGGTCGCGGAGTTCACCCAGTTCCCGCTGCGCCTGGCGTGGGCCGTCACGATCCACAAATCGCAGGGCAAGACCTACGACCGGGCGGTGATCGATCTCGGCTCGGGCGCCTTCGCACCCGGCCAGACGTACGTCGCCCTGAGCCGACTCACTTCACTCGATGGGCTGCACCTGTCGCGGCCGCTGCGGCCCAGCGACATCCGTGTGGACCCGGACGTGACGCGCTTCATGAAGGCCGCATGGGAGGCGCGCAACGCTGCGGCCGGCGCGGAGATCCCGGCGAAACAGGGCTGA
- a CDS encoding biliverdin-producing heme oxygenase: MTEIISFSTALRERSSGSHSRSEHAGFMADLLKGEGSREDYVNLVAQHYFIYEALEAAGELMRNDAVASTFLSDKLTRLPALEADLEFLIGADWREKISPLSTTQRYVDRIRKVGATWAGGFVAHHYTRYLGDLSGGIFIGRVMARRFGFETNGIGFYLFDAIADPNEFKNVYREQLDAAPWDDTERERVIEEVILAYRFNTELFEELDRERRAA, from the coding sequence ATGACCGAGATCATCTCCTTCTCGACGGCGCTCCGTGAGCGTTCGTCCGGCTCGCACTCCCGAAGCGAGCACGCCGGCTTCATGGCCGACCTCCTCAAGGGCGAGGGGTCGCGCGAAGACTACGTCAACCTCGTCGCGCAGCACTATTTCATCTACGAGGCCCTTGAGGCCGCCGGTGAGCTGATGCGCAACGATGCCGTGGCATCCACCTTCCTCTCCGACAAGCTGACGCGCCTTCCCGCGCTCGAAGCCGACCTCGAGTTCCTGATCGGTGCCGACTGGCGCGAGAAGATCTCTCCGCTGTCGACCACGCAGCGCTACGTCGACCGCATTCGCAAGGTCGGCGCGACGTGGGCGGGTGGTTTCGTGGCACACCACTACACGCGCTACCTCGGCGACCTCTCCGGCGGCATCTTCATCGGCCGCGTCATGGCACGTCGCTTCGGCTTCGAGACGAACGGCATCGGCTTCTACCTGTTCGACGCGATCGCCGACCCGAACGAGTTCAAGAACGTCTACCGCGAACAGCTCGATGCCGCCCCCTGGGACGACACGGAGCGCGAGCGCGTCATCGAGGAGGTCATCCTCGCGTACCGGTTCAACACGGAGCTCTTCGAAGAGCTCGACCGCGAACGCCGGGCCGCCTGA
- a CDS encoding DUF2470 domain-containing protein, with translation MSSPFSPEVIAAVLHHMNDDHRDDNLLIGRAFGGSDVTAATMVTFDGDAGVWEIRRADADAAPEELRVPWPGGAITERPEVRREIVALYDAACAVLGITPRPH, from the coding sequence GTGTCCTCCCCTTTCTCTCCTGAGGTCATCGCCGCCGTCCTGCATCACATGAACGACGATCACCGCGACGACAATCTGCTCATCGGCCGCGCCTTCGGCGGATCCGATGTGACGGCCGCGACGATGGTCACCTTCGATGGGGATGCCGGCGTGTGGGAGATTCGCAGGGCCGATGCGGATGCTGCGCCCGAGGAACTGCGCGTGCCGTGGCCGGGTGGGGCCATCACCGAGCGCCCGGAGGTGCGCCGCGAGATCGTGGCCCTGTACGACGCCGCCTGCGCGGTCTTGGGCATCACACCGCGCCCGCACTGA
- a CDS encoding serine hydrolase domain-containing protein, with protein sequence MQVTAKQRMRAAVVGVAALALVLTGCAGASGSISYAGPAQVDGALPQETQAQLNDAVTHAMAASGASGAIVGVWAPWSGSWVTGLGTQTVDGTTAVDAEMSFRVGDVTRLMTCDVLYALADRDILELDDPVTKYVSGVADLSSVTLVHLCNGTGGLGSSAAVVGPSMLNTPNRAWNPKELASFGLERSRLAPGLQYQDSDAGYLLLGLAMERASGKKMEELIDEYVAEPLDLDSTKLPGSAPGTPGDAPLNGHFLLPAEEGGMNCAAPVDITTSSASAGFSNAGAVSTITDLGRYAQAEAVQALRIREKPQRYAEAMPAYADAPSWLQATGGGFMVGSMIGQHGWAPGYLTAAYSDPTTGFTVAVVLNNSAAGKDLIAALAWELAAIASKAPAAAGQTAPEFGLPFTAEQYREQVTALAVCPIAPPADETAPVEGEEEEG encoded by the coding sequence ATGCAGGTCACAGCAAAGCAGCGCATGCGCGCCGCGGTCGTCGGCGTCGCCGCGCTCGCACTGGTGCTGACCGGATGTGCCGGGGCTTCAGGCTCGATTTCGTACGCCGGTCCCGCGCAGGTTGACGGTGCGCTGCCGCAGGAGACACAGGCACAGCTCAACGATGCCGTCACGCATGCGATGGCGGCCTCCGGTGCATCGGGTGCGATCGTCGGTGTGTGGGCGCCCTGGAGTGGCAGCTGGGTCACCGGTCTCGGTACGCAGACGGTCGACGGTACGACCGCCGTCGACGCCGAGATGTCCTTCCGTGTGGGTGATGTCACCCGTCTCATGACCTGCGACGTGCTCTACGCGCTCGCCGACCGAGACATCCTCGAACTCGACGACCCGGTCACGAAGTACGTCTCGGGCGTCGCCGACCTGTCTTCTGTGACACTCGTCCACCTCTGCAACGGCACGGGCGGGCTCGGCTCCTCCGCCGCTGTGGTGGGGCCGTCGATGCTGAACACCCCGAACCGTGCCTGGAACCCCAAAGAGCTCGCCAGCTTCGGTCTGGAGCGTTCGCGCCTGGCACCCGGCCTTCAGTACCAGGATTCGGATGCCGGCTACCTTCTGCTCGGGCTCGCGATGGAGCGCGCATCCGGAAAGAAGATGGAAGAGCTGATCGACGAGTACGTGGCGGAGCCGCTCGATCTCGACAGCACGAAGCTTCCCGGCTCGGCACCGGGCACTCCGGGTGATGCACCGCTCAACGGGCACTTCCTGTTGCCCGCAGAAGAGGGCGGCATGAACTGTGCGGCACCTGTCGACATCACGACGAGCTCCGCGAGCGCCGGGTTCTCCAATGCCGGCGCCGTGTCGACCATCACCGATCTCGGACGCTACGCGCAGGCAGAAGCGGTCCAGGCGCTGCGCATTCGCGAGAAGCCCCAGCGCTACGCCGAGGCCATGCCCGCGTACGCAGACGCGCCGTCCTGGCTGCAGGCCACCGGCGGCGGCTTCATGGTCGGATCCATGATCGGGCAGCACGGCTGGGCGCCTGGCTATCTCACCGCCGCGTACTCCGACCCGACCACCGGGTTCACGGTCGCGGTCGTGCTCAACAACTCCGCTGCCGGCAAGGACCTCATCGCGGCTCTCGCCTGGGAGCTCGCCGCGATCGCCTCCAAGGCACCGGCCGCCGCCGGACAGACCGCGCCCGAGTTCGGCCTGCCATTCACGGCCGAGCAGTACCGAGAGCAGGTCACGGCACTCGCGGTGTGCCCGATTGCGCCGCCCGCAGATGAGACTGCGCCGGTGGAGGGCGAAGAAGAAGAAGGCTGA
- the corA gene encoding magnesium/cobalt transporter CorA, with protein MAIIDNGIYVDGVRTSNPATLDETYELMRHRGGVGWIGLYRPSETEIRSVAQEFGLHELAVDDALAGHQRAKLERYGDTLFVVLRPARYLDPLEEVEFGELHVFVGPNFVVTIRHAESPDLGAVRRRLEADPAMLARGPEAILYAILDEVVDEYMPVLAGLENDIDEIEGQLFVEEADVTQRIYELAREVIDFQRATQPLAAMLEALLRGSEKYAVDVELQRHLRDVLDHVLRVSERSASFRSILDNALTVESTIVARRQNEEMRRMTELSVHQNEEVKKISSWAAILFAPTVVAGIYGMNFTEMPELEWVFGYPMAVGLMLAMAGGLYLVFKRRGWL; from the coding sequence ATGGCGATCATCGACAACGGGATCTACGTCGACGGTGTGCGCACGTCGAATCCGGCGACGCTCGATGAGACGTACGAGCTCATGCGTCATCGCGGTGGTGTGGGCTGGATCGGCCTGTATCGCCCGAGCGAGACGGAGATCCGCTCGGTGGCGCAGGAGTTCGGGCTGCATGAGCTCGCCGTGGATGACGCTCTCGCCGGGCACCAGCGCGCGAAGCTGGAACGCTACGGAGACACGCTGTTCGTGGTGCTGCGTCCCGCCCGCTATCTCGATCCACTCGAGGAGGTCGAGTTCGGCGAACTGCATGTGTTCGTGGGACCCAACTTCGTGGTCACGATCCGCCACGCCGAGTCGCCCGACCTGGGTGCGGTGCGACGGCGTCTGGAAGCCGATCCGGCGATGCTCGCCCGTGGGCCGGAGGCGATCCTGTACGCGATCCTCGATGAAGTCGTGGACGAGTATATGCCGGTGCTCGCGGGCCTCGAGAACGACATCGACGAGATCGAAGGGCAGCTGTTCGTCGAAGAAGCCGATGTGACGCAGCGCATCTACGAGCTCGCCCGTGAGGTCATCGACTTCCAGCGGGCGACGCAGCCGCTCGCGGCCATGCTGGAGGCGCTGCTGCGCGGCTCGGAGAAGTACGCCGTGGATGTGGAGCTGCAGCGCCACCTGCGCGATGTGCTCGATCACGTGCTGCGGGTGAGTGAGCGTTCGGCATCGTTCCGCAGCATCCTCGACAACGCTCTGACGGTGGAGTCGACGATCGTCGCGCGCCGACAGAACGAGGAGATGCGTCGGATGACCGAGCTGAGCGTCCATCAGAACGAGGAAGTCAAGAAGATCTCCTCCTGGGCGGCGATCCTCTTCGCTCCGACGGTCGTCGCCGGCATCTACGGCATGAACTTCACCGAGATGCCGGAGCTGGAGTGGGTGTTCGGGTATCCGATGGCTGTGGGGTTGATGCTCGCCATGGCCGGTGGCCTCTACCTGGTGTTCAAGAGACGGGGCTGGCTGTAG
- a CDS encoding cation:proton antiporter domain-containing protein, which translates to MPSVVLFGLAAIILWSLVAHRFERWGVAGPAGLMLLGALSVIWDVDAFGVTIDSHLAEKVVEIILAVLLFVDATEVKGGLFGGEGRVIARLVLIGLPLSLVLAVASGFFLAPGAGILVALVLACVLMPTDFSSAAQLLRGRHLPERTRQILNVESGYNDGLISPLFSMALAAAVFVFALGPITSDTIEVTDEQASQLEGPAEEFVVAFFNAVPATVNALIVGIVLGAGIGLLVAFVRRRELANAVGVRYIMLLVPLVAYGIATLPVLGANGFVAAFVAGIAYRFARTRNLPEREIDRSELLLIDEVGTLTAYFVWFVVGGAAVLVFTTGVDWRIVLLAFLALTVLRIGPVYLSLMGSSVARQERLTIGALGPRGTASIVFGLLAYNALPEGPDDVVLSATVLVVVGSILLHGVIAPFAVRRIYRDAAAVS; encoded by the coding sequence ATGCCATCAGTCGTCTTGTTCGGGCTCGCCGCGATCATCCTCTGGTCGCTCGTCGCGCACCGCTTCGAGCGGTGGGGCGTCGCAGGACCGGCAGGTCTCATGCTGCTCGGCGCGCTCTCGGTCATCTGGGACGTCGACGCCTTCGGAGTGACGATCGACTCGCACCTGGCGGAGAAGGTCGTTGAGATCATTCTCGCCGTGCTTCTCTTCGTGGATGCCACGGAGGTCAAGGGCGGTCTGTTCGGCGGCGAGGGTCGGGTGATCGCCCGTCTCGTGCTGATCGGTCTGCCCCTTTCGCTCGTCCTCGCTGTCGCATCCGGATTCTTCCTCGCCCCCGGCGCGGGCATCCTCGTCGCGCTCGTGCTGGCCTGCGTGCTCATGCCGACCGACTTCTCGTCGGCCGCGCAACTGCTGCGTGGGCGACACCTGCCGGAGCGCACCCGCCAGATCCTCAACGTCGAGAGCGGATACAACGACGGTCTGATCTCGCCCCTATTCAGCATGGCGCTCGCCGCCGCCGTCTTCGTGTTCGCGCTCGGACCGATCACCTCCGACACGATCGAGGTCACCGACGAGCAGGCATCTCAGCTCGAAGGTCCTGCGGAAGAGTTCGTCGTCGCCTTCTTCAATGCCGTTCCGGCGACCGTGAACGCGCTGATCGTCGGAATCGTGTTGGGCGCGGGCATCGGTCTTCTGGTCGCGTTCGTCCGCCGGCGGGAGCTCGCCAACGCGGTGGGTGTGCGCTACATCATGCTGCTCGTCCCCCTGGTCGCGTACGGCATCGCGACCCTTCCCGTGCTCGGCGCCAATGGCTTCGTCGCCGCGTTCGTCGCCGGCATCGCCTACCGTTTCGCGCGCACGCGGAATCTGCCGGAGCGTGAGATCGATCGCTCGGAGCTGCTCCTCATCGACGAGGTCGGCACTCTGACGGCCTACTTCGTCTGGTTCGTGGTCGGCGGTGCTGCCGTGCTCGTCTTCACGACGGGCGTCGACTGGCGCATCGTGCTGCTCGCGTTCCTGGCGCTGACGGTGCTGCGCATCGGGCCTGTGTACCTGTCACTCATGGGCAGCTCGGTGGCGCGTCAGGAGCGGCTGACGATCGGCGCACTCGGCCCGCGTGGCACGGCATCGATCGTGTTCGGCCTGCTCGCGTACAACGCGCTCCCCGAAGGCCCTGATGACGTCGTGCTCAGCGCGACCGTTCTCGTCGTCGTCGGCAGCATCCTGCTGCACGGCGTGATCGCGCCGTTCGCGGTGCGGCGGATCTACCGCGACGCCGCCGCAGTCAGCTAG
- a CDS encoding diaminopimelate dehydrogenase — MSEHIRIGIAGYGNLGRGVEAAIDKNPDMTLVGVFTRRDPAQVTTLGADTVVRTMTELPSFTDEIDVLILCGGSKDDLPVQGPELAALFTTVDSFDTHARVPEYFAAMDAPATAAGTTAMISVGWDPGLFSINRLYSEALLPDGDTYTFWGRGLSQGHSDAVRRVPGVAGAAQYTLPSDTAIDAVRSGSRPVLATNQKHTRECFVVLEDGADAAAVEQAIVTMPHYFDEYDTTVHFISAEELARDHSAMPHGGFVIRSGNTSTEASQTIEYRLALDSNPEFTASVLVTYARAAHRLNQQGRTGAVTVLDVAPALLSPKTPAALRAELL; from the coding sequence ATGAGTGAGCACATCCGCATCGGCATCGCCGGCTATGGAAATCTGGGCCGCGGCGTCGAAGCGGCCATCGACAAGAATCCCGACATGACTCTCGTGGGTGTCTTCACGCGCCGCGATCCGGCGCAGGTCACCACCCTCGGCGCCGACACGGTCGTGCGCACGATGACCGAGCTTCCGTCGTTCACGGACGAGATCGACGTGCTCATCCTGTGCGGCGGTTCCAAGGACGACCTCCCCGTCCAGGGTCCCGAGCTCGCAGCGCTGTTCACCACGGTCGACAGCTTCGACACGCATGCGCGCGTCCCCGAGTACTTCGCGGCGATGGATGCTCCGGCCACGGCCGCCGGCACCACCGCGATGATCTCAGTCGGCTGGGACCCGGGCCTCTTCTCGATCAACCGCCTGTACAGCGAAGCGCTCCTGCCCGACGGCGACACGTACACCTTCTGGGGCCGGGGGCTGAGTCAAGGACACTCCGACGCCGTTCGCCGCGTGCCCGGCGTCGCGGGAGCCGCCCAGTACACCCTGCCGTCGGACACCGCGATCGACGCTGTGCGCAGTGGATCACGCCCCGTGCTCGCGACGAACCAGAAGCACACGCGCGAGTGCTTCGTGGTGCTCGAAGACGGAGCGGATGCTGCCGCTGTCGAGCAGGCCATCGTCACGATGCCGCACTACTTCGACGAATACGACACGACCGTGCACTTCATCAGCGCGGAGGAGCTCGCTCGCGACCACTCCGCGATGCCGCACGGCGGCTTCGTCATCCGCAGCGGCAATACGAGCACCGAGGCGTCGCAGACGATCGAGTACCGTCTCGCGCTCGACAGCAACCCCGAGTTCACGGCGAGCGTGCTCGTGACCTACGCCCGCGCGGCGCACCGCCTCAATCAGCAGGGCCGCACGGGTGCCGTCACGGTGCTCGACGTCGCCCCCGCACTGCTGTCACCGAAGACGCCCGCCGCACTGCGCGCCGAGCTCCTCTAG